The following proteins are co-located in the Elusimicrobiota bacterium genome:
- a CDS encoding tryptophan 7-halogenase translates to MSMKEAYDLVVIGAGPAGTTMATVVKKYNPEAKVLIIEKSPFPRHHIGESLLPGMIPVLKEMGVFDKINAVGFPKKFGVVFVWGKNREPWDADFNNLNLEMLEKYGSLLDTEFSWQVLRSRYDEILLDHARECGAEAWMGFKAVEPVEKGGEIRGLIVESPEGRRIELASRMLADCSGQNGFLSRARRTRQYREDLKNIAGYAYFKGARWKFEYAGHPDKTKIFVCSTPQGWFWYIPLSRDMISVGLVSKADYVRERKVSDFREFFFESLRSCSEIWPLLEEASLMRGVDPTEPEKDFFTAGDWSYANENACGPGWLAAGDAAFFLDPLLSSGVMMAHISGHRAAYALSTAWRLKDKGLGKLLWNDYDRFCKEIAGSFMALIEFWYHNDPNARSWWRKARQAMGRASPLDLSDKMSFVAVASGLTYYFERAYTSQTLLFGASGQHHPWQWEGTKLELKRWTRQILAIVETGFMGHPTTLEENALRASEKSAMKELPDSWIPFWKLPRKLSWTFLPRAQSGRLYPIKRLEIVKTESREPSARAVNPKRILPGSYAAVLGLLNGRRSISAIKSVLGLRRGLPRDIIEGQVFRLLKDLSVLGAVDFKKGAEGRSSQAKGSPVWRLFREGERALAQGEVDRAEGLLCRTIELGLKKPWAYALRGEARRHQGRLDEGLKDLNEAVHFLDLPAASSDRGALARQAREFECLIEKSWLEDRVLVFRAKLNLALGRAAAAKADAERALEANPRQSEALVLRAKACAALGDLASARTDLKKALVIEGSGRCGEG, encoded by the coding sequence ATGAGCATGAAGGAGGCTTACGATCTCGTGGTGATCGGAGCGGGCCCAGCCGGGACCACCATGGCCACTGTGGTCAAGAAATACAACCCCGAGGCCAAGGTTCTCATCATCGAGAAAAGTCCGTTTCCAAGGCATCATATTGGAGAGTCCCTCCTGCCGGGCATGATCCCGGTCCTCAAGGAGATGGGGGTTTTCGACAAGATCAACGCCGTGGGATTTCCAAAAAAATTCGGGGTGGTGTTCGTTTGGGGGAAGAACCGGGAGCCTTGGGACGCCGACTTCAATAACCTCAACCTCGAGATGCTCGAAAAATACGGCAGCCTTCTCGACACCGAGTTCTCTTGGCAAGTCCTTCGATCTCGATATGATGAGATACTTCTGGATCACGCCCGGGAATGCGGGGCGGAGGCGTGGATGGGCTTCAAGGCGGTGGAGCCGGTCGAGAAAGGCGGCGAGATTCGCGGCCTCATCGTGGAGTCGCCCGAAGGGCGCCGCATCGAGCTCGCCTCCCGGATGCTGGCCGACTGCAGCGGGCAGAATGGTTTTCTCTCCCGCGCAAGGCGGACCCGCCAATACCGAGAGGATTTGAAGAATATCGCCGGCTACGCTTATTTCAAGGGCGCCCGCTGGAAATTCGAGTATGCCGGGCATCCGGACAAGACCAAGATATTCGTGTGCTCCACGCCCCAAGGCTGGTTTTGGTACATTCCGCTGTCTCGCGACATGATATCGGTGGGCTTGGTTTCCAAGGCCGATTACGTGCGGGAGCGCAAGGTGTCGGATTTTAGAGAATTCTTCTTCGAGTCTCTGCGCTCCTGCTCGGAGATATGGCCGCTTCTGGAAGAGGCGAGCCTCATGAGGGGAGTGGACCCGACCGAGCCGGAAAAGGATTTTTTCACGGCCGGAGATTGGTCCTACGCCAATGAGAACGCCTGCGGGCCGGGGTGGCTGGCGGCGGGCGATGCGGCTTTCTTCCTTGATCCTCTTCTTTCCTCGGGAGTGATGATGGCGCACATCTCCGGTCACCGGGCGGCCTACGCGCTCAGTACCGCCTGGCGCTTGAAAGATAAGGGGCTGGGGAAGCTTCTATGGAACGATTACGATCGCTTCTGCAAGGAAATCGCCGGCTCCTTCATGGCCTTGATCGAGTTCTGGTACCATAATGATCCGAATGCGCGCTCGTGGTGGAGAAAGGCCAGGCAGGCCATGGGCCGGGCGTCTCCTCTGGATTTATCCGACAAGATGTCCTTCGTGGCCGTGGCCTCGGGCCTTACCTATTATTTCGAGAGAGCCTACACCTCTCAGACCCTTCTTTTCGGCGCCTCCGGCCAACATCATCCTTGGCAATGGGAAGGGACCAAGCTCGAGCTCAAGCGCTGGACCCGCCAGATACTGGCCATCGTGGAAACGGGCTTCATGGGACACCCCACGACCCTGGAGGAAAACGCCCTCCGGGCGAGCGAGAAGTCCGCCATGAAAGAACTGCCCGACTCCTGGATTCCTTTTTGGAAGCTGCCCAGGAAACTCTCCTGGACCTTTCTGCCTAGAGCCCAATCCGGCCGCCTGTACCCCATCAAGCGCCTTGAGATAGTTAAAACCGAGTCGCGCGAGCCTTCGGCGCGGGCCGTCAATCCCAAGAGAATCCTGCCCGGCTCCTATGCCGCGGTGCTGGGATTGCTGAACGGCCGGCGAAGCATCTCGGCGATCAAGAGCGTCCTTGGGCTCAGGCGAGGCCTTCCCCGTGATATCATCGAGGGACAGGTCTTCCGCCTGCTCAAGGACTTGTCGGTCCTGGGAGCCGTGGACTTTAAGAAGGGGGCGGAGGGGCGCTCCTCTCAAGCCAAGGGTTCGCCTGTCTGGAGGCTTTTCCGGGAGGGGGAGCGGGCCTTGGCGCAAGGGGAGGTGGACAGGGCCGAGGGGCTGCTCTGCCGCACTATCGAGCTCGGGCTTAAGAAGCCCTGGGCGTACGCCTTGAGGGGCGAGGCTCGCCGCCACCAAGGGCGCCTCGATGAGGGATTAAAGGACCTCAACGAGGCCGTGCACTTCCTTGACCTGCCCGCCGCGTCTTCCGACCGCGGCGCGCTCGCGAGACAAGCCCGCGAATTCGAGTGCCTCATCGAGAAAAGCTGGCTGGAGGACCGCGTCCTGGTGTTTCGAGCCAAGCTGAATCTCGCGCTGGGCCGGGCCGCGGCGGCCAAGGCGGATGCCGAGAGGGCGCTGGAGGCCAACCCCAGGCAGTCGGAGGCCTTGGTGCTCAGAGCCAAGGCCTGCGCGGCTTTGGGAGATTTGGCCTCGGCCCGGACGGATCTAAAAAAAGCCTTGGTGATCGAGGGCTCAGGGCGATGCGGGGAGGGATGA
- a CDS encoding tetratricopeptide repeat protein produces MKFAQAAELLDGLGQAEKIEDLAGRFGLPHVPEHELEYFKNLHHPELSLCREALDKDPLYRGRLKRIMGDHRGACRDFQAALDKDPRDARARAWLGELDLGGEQGETCFSKAVETGPDQPWAYLYRGAGRLLRERPDEARADLEAFLGLRPESALGLLLLGRAEEKAGRRVRAAKAYEESLRRNPACSAAALLRCRLAEDPGEAAFYLRQAYNASPVLGFITLQIHRTSDVESPRYTRKMLAFSFSHPEKVGAYYRREATQTHFSHFPAEDYSFVERLVKTHPDLAWAQAFFGRAACYTPGGARQGVERLTRAIELAPSIGWFYAWRANARRLLGETQEALEDFALSVRLQPFYHRAYVWRGSLWRKLGRPKQALADLDRALVMDPYYSLTYYERSRSLRGLGEPAAAARDLDRAFLLDHRYHWAFKTGDAPSPAELDRAAAELGRALAADPREPSLLVWRGQLRIQQQRFSEAFEDFERASWLDPQNVLALAWHGWGWLRAGRPELARRKLMRALELSPRLWIAHGWLAEACFEAGAPAEARAVIRKVLAAKSKIPWAYHLEARMDFSQGRYRRAVEKLKTALLLDGKYPEAYLLLAQVHLAREDLKKARAAAERCLEIAPNMGRAYAVRAEICRAAGRPEKAIEDYRRLLADFPYLLNDEQCREMEARLASV; encoded by the coding sequence ATGAAATTCGCGCAGGCCGCCGAGCTCTTGGACGGGCTGGGTCAGGCGGAAAAGATAGAGGACTTGGCCGGGCGCTTCGGCCTGCCCCACGTCCCGGAGCATGAGCTCGAGTATTTCAAGAATCTTCATCATCCCGAGCTTTCGCTCTGCCGGGAGGCCCTGGACAAGGATCCGCTTTATCGGGGCAGGCTCAAGAGGATCATGGGAGATCATCGGGGAGCCTGCCGGGATTTTCAGGCGGCCCTGGACAAGGATCCTCGGGATGCCCGGGCCCGCGCTTGGCTGGGAGAGCTCGACCTCGGCGGGGAGCAGGGTGAAACCTGCTTCTCCAAGGCCGTGGAAACGGGGCCCGATCAGCCGTGGGCCTACCTCTACCGCGGCGCGGGAAGGCTTTTGCGGGAAAGGCCCGACGAGGCGCGCGCGGACCTGGAGGCCTTTCTCGGCCTGCGCCCGGAGTCGGCTTTAGGCCTGCTCCTTCTCGGACGGGCCGAGGAAAAGGCGGGGCGGCGCGTGCGCGCAGCCAAGGCCTACGAGGAGTCCTTGAGGAGAAATCCCGCCTGCTCTGCGGCAGCACTTTTACGCTGCCGACTGGCCGAGGACCCCGGCGAGGCGGCATTCTATCTGCGCCAGGCGTACAACGCGAGCCCGGTCCTCGGATTTATCACCCTCCAGATTCACCGGACCTCGGACGTGGAGTCGCCGCGCTACACCCGCAAGATGCTGGCATTCTCCTTCTCCCATCCGGAGAAGGTCGGCGCCTACTACCGCCGGGAGGCGACCCAGACCCATTTCTCCCATTTCCCGGCCGAGGACTACTCCTTCGTGGAAAGGCTGGTCAAGACTCATCCGGACCTGGCCTGGGCCCAGGCCTTCTTCGGGCGGGCCGCCTGCTACACCCCGGGAGGGGCGCGCCAGGGAGTCGAGCGCCTGACCCGGGCGATTGAGCTTGCCCCGTCCATCGGCTGGTTTTACGCCTGGCGGGCCAACGCCAGGCGCCTTCTTGGAGAGACGCAAGAGGCCTTGGAGGATTTCGCCTTGAGCGTCCGCCTCCAGCCTTTTTACCACCGGGCCTACGTTTGGCGCGGCTCGCTTTGGCGCAAGCTCGGGCGGCCTAAGCAAGCCCTGGCTGATCTTGACCGTGCCCTTGTCATGGATCCCTATTACAGCCTCACCTATTACGAACGCTCCAGGAGCTTGCGGGGGCTGGGCGAGCCGGCGGCGGCCGCGCGGGATCTGGACCGGGCCTTCTTGCTTGACCACCGCTACCACTGGGCGTTCAAGACCGGGGACGCCCCGAGCCCCGCCGAGCTGGATAGGGCCGCGGCGGAGTTGGGGCGCGCCTTGGCCGCCGATCCCCGGGAGCCCTCCCTCCTTGTTTGGCGCGGCCAGTTGAGGATACAACAGCAGCGCTTCTCGGAGGCCTTCGAGGATTTCGAAAGGGCGTCCTGGCTCGATCCCCAGAACGTCCTGGCCCTGGCTTGGCATGGCTGGGGTTGGCTCAGGGCCGGGAGACCGGAGCTTGCCCGCCGCAAGCTCATGCGCGCCCTCGAGCTTTCGCCGCGCCTCTGGATCGCCCATGGATGGCTGGCCGAGGCGTGCTTCGAGGCGGGGGCCCCCGCCGAGGCCCGCGCCGTCATAAGAAAAGTGCTCGCGGCGAAGTCCAAGATTCCCTGGGCCTACCATCTTGAGGCTCGGATGGACTTCTCGCAGGGCCGCTATCGGCGTGCCGTGGAGAAGCTTAAAACGGCTCTTCTCCTGGACGGCAAGTATCCGGAGGCCTACCTTCTGCTGGCCCAGGTTCACCTGGCCCGCGAGGACCTCAAGAAGGCGCGCGCGGCGGCCGAGCGCTGCCTTGAGATCGCCCCCAATATGGGCCGGGCCTACGCCGTGAGGGCAGAGATTTGCCGGGCGGCCGGCCGCCCGGAGAAAGCCATCGAGGACTACCGCAGGCTTTTGGCCGATTTTCCTTATCTTCTCAACGACGAACAATGCCGCGAGATGGAGGCCCGGCTTGCCTCCGTCTGA
- a CDS encoding tetratricopeptide repeat protein, translating to MTIPRLLEALGQAEKLEDLSLRYGVPHIPEHELSYFRGLYFGELSGALKSLEAEKSPRLLAWRGRVRRLMGDALGAARDLKEALDLNPRMSLSMAWLGELALGEPSSEESLSQAIGLEPGLACAYLYRGAGRWLAGKFHEAGGDFEAFARLRPNSSLGHLMLGLAQNKEGRRRPAVRSFARAAELSQGLAAAHILRARSQDSPGAFAASCEDAFDAEPDYAHLALFERGPREGWEAYLRKLVRFSLEEGRAKAPCARCVAADIRYSPFHYEAVAIAARAKRRRPDRAWAWALWGRALARSPRGSGLGLASLEALDAAVELAPGRGWPLAWRALSRLALGRPREALKDLDEALRLQPYYYRAYAWRGAVLRKLGRPRRALEDLDRAVSVDEDYPFTRHERSLARRDLGDYAGAAADLDQAFRQDHRYSWVHAVGREPSREELEAGIAELDTALKRCPRSASLRTWRGQALMQARDFPRAILDFSQALALDPLHGLAHAWQGRALCEAGDPGRAELYLRKAAELEPGLTVVRGWMARCLFAQGRGGEALRLLEGLLRQRPRLWWAHQERGRFLFELGRGRAALAAFEKAAGLEGRDAESYYLSARVRLELGRAREALSSVEKALAISPNHGRAVILRARINESLGRPELVIQDWRLALDKFDYLFNEEEKGRLKALLNR from the coding sequence ATGACCATTCCGCGCCTCCTCGAGGCCTTGGGGCAGGCCGAGAAGCTGGAGGATTTGAGCCTGCGCTACGGGGTTCCCCATATCCCGGAGCATGAGCTCTCTTACTTTCGCGGGCTGTATTTCGGTGAGCTCTCGGGCGCCCTCAAGAGCCTCGAGGCCGAAAAAAGCCCCCGGCTTCTGGCCTGGCGGGGCAGGGTCCGGCGGCTCATGGGAGACGCTTTGGGTGCCGCGCGGGACCTTAAGGAGGCTTTGGACTTGAATCCTCGGATGTCCTTGTCCATGGCCTGGCTTGGCGAGCTGGCCCTGGGGGAGCCCTCGTCCGAGGAGAGCTTGAGCCAGGCGATAGGGCTTGAGCCCGGGCTTGCCTGCGCCTACCTCTATCGCGGCGCCGGGCGCTGGCTTGCGGGAAAATTCCATGAGGCCGGCGGGGACTTCGAGGCGTTCGCGAGGCTCCGGCCTAACTCGTCTCTCGGCCATTTGATGCTGGGTTTGGCGCAAAACAAGGAAGGCCGCCGGCGCCCGGCCGTGCGCAGCTTCGCGCGGGCGGCCGAGCTTTCGCAAGGTTTAGCGGCCGCGCATATTTTGCGCGCCAGGAGCCAGGACTCTCCCGGGGCATTCGCGGCCTCCTGCGAGGATGCCTTCGACGCGGAACCGGATTACGCCCATCTGGCCCTGTTCGAGCGCGGCCCGAGAGAAGGCTGGGAGGCGTACTTGCGAAAGCTCGTCCGATTCTCCCTGGAGGAGGGGCGCGCCAAGGCGCCGTGCGCGCGCTGCGTTGCCGCGGACATCCGCTATTCCCCGTTCCACTACGAGGCCGTGGCCATCGCGGCCCGCGCCAAGCGCCGCCGCCCGGATCGGGCCTGGGCCTGGGCCCTCTGGGGAAGGGCGCTGGCTCGTAGCCCCCGGGGTTCGGGGCTGGGATTGGCGAGCCTGGAGGCTTTGGACGCCGCGGTGGAGCTCGCCCCCGGCCGGGGCTGGCCCCTGGCCTGGCGCGCCCTTTCCCGTCTGGCCCTCGGCCGGCCGCGGGAAGCCCTCAAGGACCTCGATGAGGCCCTGCGCCTACAGCCGTATTATTACCGCGCCTACGCCTGGCGCGGGGCCGTGCTGCGCAAGCTGGGTCGCCCCCGTCGGGCCCTGGAGGATTTGGACCGCGCCGTGTCCGTGGACGAGGACTATCCCTTCACCCGTCATGAGAGGTCTCTTGCCCGGCGGGACTTGGGGGATTACGCGGGGGCGGCCGCGGACCTCGATCAAGCCTTCCGCCAAGACCACCGCTACTCCTGGGTCCATGCCGTGGGGCGAGAGCCCTCCCGGGAGGAGCTCGAGGCGGGGATAGCCGAGCTGGATACCGCGTTGAAGCGCTGCCCGCGCTCGGCCTCCTTGCGGACCTGGCGGGGCCAGGCCCTTATGCAGGCGAGGGATTTTCCCCGCGCCATTCTGGATTTTAGCCAAGCTTTGGCCCTGGATCCCCTCCACGGTCTGGCCCATGCCTGGCAGGGAAGGGCTCTCTGCGAGGCGGGCGATCCCGGCCGGGCCGAACTCTACTTAAGGAAGGCCGCGGAGCTCGAACCAGGCCTGACCGTCGTCCGGGGCTGGATGGCGCGTTGCCTGTTCGCGCAAGGCCGGGGCGGGGAGGCCTTGCGCCTCTTGGAGGGGCTCTTGCGCCAAAGACCCCGGCTCTGGTGGGCCCACCAGGAGCGCGGGCGCTTCCTCTTTGAGCTCGGCCGCGGGCGTGCGGCCTTGGCCGCTTTCGAGAAAGCGGCGGGTCTCGAGGGGCGTGACGCGGAAAGCTATTATTTGTCGGCGCGGGTCCGGCTCGAGCTCGGCCGCGCGAGGGAGGCCCTTTCCAGCGTGGAGAAGGCCCTTGCCATCTCCCCGAACCACGGCCGGGCCGTGATCCTGCGGGCCCGCATCAACGAGAGCTTGGGCCGGCCAGAGCTCGTGATTCAGGACTGGCGCTTGGCCTTGGATAAATTCGATTATCTCTTCAATGAGGAGGAGAAGGGCCGCCTCAAGGCCCTGCTGAACCGATGA
- a CDS encoding tetratricopeptide repeat protein has product MPPSEKTSLLAWRGYVAHALLFYRQNDLRGFGELLAIGRKFPWSAGRAPSWPGGEAGLLLRRGLLRRERYWGSFRLGPEALADFERAAALEPKNAWCRLLSGMAHEMARRYARAIVCFEEAMALEPSWNWPWILRGICRWYMADFEGCVADCRCASRLEPKDELALLFMARAKADLKDRSLVGDLDRALKLAPKSGFALSWRGRALFVMKKTPESLRELERSIKLLPRYDRGYSWLGVSCAELGRHARAARLLKKARKLNPYYPTTLYPLAEACFKLGWVDEAGRALRAAAFIDRQGVWVEHRISMSHPNPACRRSLKGLSDYIEERPRAAWAWAWRGQTRLLLQEYFAALEDLDRSLKLAPRAPWPYVWKGEALRRLGYPNEALSSFDKALALDAGLGWAFAAKGHCLLSLGRTQEALEALNASLVLQGQSPQALAWRGEALCRLERWQEAIPDLKQALELYPHARWIYRWLCQAHIKNGDLASAADALNSYAAGLCVLEGENRDPLEQLRRMPQEGGDSMAHWLGMGFKSLREGDFRRALELAGRALDFSFDPASKPALWLRDRAHENLGAFA; this is encoded by the coding sequence TTGCCTCCGTCTGAAAAGACATCTCTGCTCGCCTGGCGCGGGTATGTCGCCCACGCCCTCCTGTTCTACCGGCAGAATGACCTGCGCGGCTTTGGCGAGCTTCTGGCGATAGGAAGGAAGTTTCCTTGGAGCGCCGGGCGGGCCCCATCCTGGCCGGGAGGCGAGGCCGGGCTCCTGCTCCGACGCGGGCTTTTGCGCCGCGAGCGCTATTGGGGCTCTTTTCGCTTGGGGCCGGAAGCCCTGGCGGACTTCGAGCGCGCCGCCGCCTTGGAGCCGAAGAACGCCTGGTGCCGGCTCCTTTCCGGCATGGCCCATGAGATGGCGCGGCGCTACGCGCGCGCGATCGTCTGCTTTGAAGAAGCCATGGCGCTCGAGCCGTCCTGGAACTGGCCTTGGATCCTGCGCGGGATATGCCGTTGGTACATGGCAGATTTCGAGGGCTGTGTCGCGGACTGCCGGTGCGCCTCGCGGCTCGAGCCCAAGGACGAGTTGGCCCTTCTTTTCATGGCCCGGGCCAAGGCCGACCTCAAGGACCGTTCCTTGGTCGGGGATTTGGATCGGGCGCTGAAGCTGGCTCCCAAGTCGGGGTTCGCTCTGTCCTGGCGGGGCCGGGCCTTGTTCGTGATGAAGAAAACCCCCGAGTCCTTGCGGGAGCTCGAGCGCTCGATAAAGCTTCTGCCCCGCTACGACCGCGGCTACTCCTGGCTCGGGGTCTCGTGCGCGGAGCTCGGCCGCCACGCCCGCGCCGCGCGCCTCCTAAAAAAGGCCCGTAAGCTCAACCCTTACTACCCCACCACTCTCTACCCCTTGGCCGAGGCCTGCTTCAAGCTCGGGTGGGTGGATGAGGCGGGCCGGGCGCTGAGAGCCGCGGCCTTCATTGACCGGCAAGGGGTTTGGGTCGAGCATCGCATCAGCATGAGTCACCCGAACCCCGCCTGCCGGCGCTCTTTGAAGGGCTTAAGCGACTATATAGAGGAAAGGCCGCGCGCGGCCTGGGCCTGGGCCTGGCGGGGGCAGACGAGGCTCCTCCTCCAGGAATATTTCGCGGCCTTGGAAGATTTGGACCGTTCGCTCAAGCTCGCTCCCAGGGCGCCTTGGCCTTATGTCTGGAAGGGGGAAGCCCTGCGCCGCCTCGGCTATCCCAATGAGGCCTTGTCCTCGTTCGACAAGGCCTTGGCGCTCGACGCCGGCCTTGGCTGGGCTTTCGCGGCGAAAGGGCATTGCCTTCTCTCTCTGGGGCGGACGCAGGAGGCCCTGGAGGCTCTCAATGCGTCCCTTGTCCTTCAAGGCCAGTCTCCCCAAGCCCTGGCTTGGCGGGGAGAGGCCCTCTGCCGCTTGGAGCGTTGGCAGGAGGCGATCCCAGACCTCAAACAGGCCCTCGAGCTCTACCCTCATGCCCGCTGGATTTACCGCTGGCTGTGCCAGGCCCACATCAAGAACGGGGATCTCGCCTCGGCGGCCGATGCCCTCAACAGCTATGCCGCGGGGCTTTGCGTGCTCGAAGGGGAGAATCGGGATCCCCTCGAGCAGCTTCGGCGCATGCCCCAGGAGGGAGGGGACAGCATGGCGCATTGGCTGGGGATGGGCTTCAAGAGCCTGCGCGAGGGGGACTTTCGCCGCGCCCTGGAGCTCGCCGGCCGCGCGCTTGACTTCAGCTTCGATCCCGCCTCCAAGCCCGCGCTCTGGCTGCGGGATCGGGCGCATGAGAATTTGGGGGCGTTCGCATGA
- a CDS encoding tetratricopeptide repeat protein — MKPALSRLEDRGFWEKLEDLSSRFKLPFIPEYELGEFSRLRRPELASSLEEASRELGRRENADAYLEHGRLRRLLGDAVGAARDFKKALDLNPRLALARAWLGELALGDASAEESLSQAIALEPGLSCAYFYRGAGRLLGGRLDEALEDFASHLRLRPEAVLGRVLLGAALERLGRGREAARAFAEAAALNSACAALHWLASGPGLESAERALDADPTYALITLSWHGPGRAWAGHLRRLRTFAFREPERAGWYYRQEDIHYSPYQFEEYEDSLRLSKLRPGKAWALALCGRAILRCPPSLDRSRRGLELLERAAALSPSSGWILAWRALARIKLEDPAGASRDFEACLRLQPFYHRAYAWRGALRRKTGDLKGALGDLDRALFMDEQYAFAWHERSLVRRALGDWAPAARDLDRAFALDFRYSWLFTVGREPSPEERALALEEISQAVAAEPRHPSLLAWRGQLRLEAGDESGAVLDLEKACRLDPQHALAQAWLGRARLGGGSPGPAENALRKAAELAPELSIFRGWLARALAAQGRLAQAQRLLDSLLKDKPETWWAFQEKAELYLEAGRARRALPWIMKSLACEGRHAESHYLEARIRLELGRLPKALAAVEKALTISPNLGRGYLLRARIRERLGRSRETVEDFRKVYAEFPYLFNSEEKRAVAVLLAIP, encoded by the coding sequence ATGAAGCCCGCGTTGTCTCGGCTTGAGGATCGGGGCTTTTGGGAGAAGCTGGAGGATTTATCCTCAAGATTCAAGCTCCCGTTCATCCCCGAGTATGAGCTGGGAGAGTTCTCGCGGCTCCGGCGCCCGGAATTAGCCTCCTCTTTAGAGGAGGCCTCCCGGGAGCTGGGTCGTCGCGAAAATGCGGACGCTTATCTGGAACACGGACGACTAAGGCGCCTCTTGGGGGACGCCGTCGGGGCGGCTCGCGATTTCAAAAAGGCCTTGGACCTAAATCCCCGCCTCGCCTTGGCCAGGGCGTGGCTCGGGGAGCTTGCCTTGGGCGATGCGTCGGCCGAGGAAAGCCTGAGCCAGGCGATCGCCCTCGAGCCGGGGCTTTCCTGCGCCTATTTCTACCGCGGCGCCGGCCGCCTGCTGGGCGGAAGGCTTGATGAGGCCTTGGAGGATTTTGCCTCCCACCTTCGCCTGCGCCCCGAGGCGGTCCTGGGCCGGGTCCTTCTCGGGGCGGCCCTGGAGCGGCTGGGCCGCGGCCGGGAGGCGGCCCGGGCCTTCGCCGAGGCGGCGGCTCTCAATTCCGCCTGCGCCGCGCTTCATTGGCTGGCAAGCGGCCCCGGCTTGGAATCGGCCGAGAGAGCCCTGGACGCCGATCCCACCTACGCCTTGATCACCTTGTCCTGGCACGGGCCCGGCCGCGCCTGGGCAGGGCATCTCCGGAGGCTCAGGACCTTCGCCTTCCGGGAACCGGAGCGCGCGGGTTGGTACTACCGGCAGGAGGACATCCATTATTCGCCTTACCAATTCGAGGAGTACGAGGACTCGCTCCGCCTCTCAAAGCTTCGGCCGGGGAAGGCCTGGGCCCTGGCCCTTTGCGGCCGGGCGATCCTGCGCTGCCCGCCCTCCTTGGATCGCTCCCGCCGGGGCCTGGAGCTTCTCGAGCGCGCCGCGGCCCTTTCGCCATCGAGCGGCTGGATCCTGGCCTGGCGCGCCCTGGCCCGGATCAAGCTCGAGGACCCCGCCGGGGCCTCGAGGGATTTCGAGGCCTGCCTCCGGCTCCAGCCGTTTTACCACCGCGCCTACGCCTGGAGGGGGGCCCTTCGGCGCAAAACCGGGGATTTGAAGGGAGCCCTCGGGGACCTCGACCGGGCGCTGTTCATGGACGAGCAATACGCCTTCGCTTGGCACGAGCGCTCCTTGGTCCGCCGCGCTCTGGGAGACTGGGCGCCGGCCGCGCGGGATCTGGACCGGGCCTTCGCTTTGGATTTCCGCTACAGCTGGCTGTTCACGGTCGGCCGCGAGCCCTCCCCCGAGGAGAGGGCTCTGGCTTTGGAGGAGATCTCTCAAGCCGTCGCGGCCGAGCCGCGCCATCCCTCCCTTCTGGCTTGGCGGGGGCAGCTGCGCCTTGAGGCCGGGGATGAAAGCGGAGCCGTGCTCGATCTCGAGAAGGCCTGCCGGCTCGATCCCCAGCACGCCTTGGCCCAGGCTTGGCTCGGCCGGGCGCGGCTTGGCGGCGGAAGCCCCGGCCCGGCCGAGAACGCCCTAAGGAAGGCCGCGGAGCTGGCCCCGGAACTCTCGATTTTTAGAGGCTGGCTTGCCCGCGCCCTGGCCGCGCAGGGGCGGCTTGCCCAGGCGCAGAGGCTGTTGGATTCGCTGCTCAAGGACAAGCCCGAGACCTGGTGGGCTTTCCAGGAGAAGGCCGAGCTCTATCTCGAGGCGGGGCGCGCCCGCCGGGCCTTGCCTTGGATCATGAAATCCCTGGCTTGCGAGGGGCGGCACGCCGAGAGCCATTATCTGGAGGCGCGCATTCGCCTCGAGCTGGGCAGACTCCCGAAGGCTTTGGCCGCCGTGGAAAAGGCCCTCACCATATCCCCGAATCTGGGCCGGGGCTACCTGCTTAGGGCTAGGATCCGGGAGCGCTTGGGCCGGTCCCGGGAAACGGTCGAGGACTTCCGCAAGGTTTACGCGGAATTTCCCTACCTCTTCAACAGCGAGGAGAAGCGCGCGGTCGCGGTTCTCTTAGCCATCCCATGA